CGCTCCCTCTCTCTCGGGGGAGCGGTCTGCCTGCATGGGATAGGCAGTGTAGGTCGGACGCCAGAGTTGGGTGGTGGCATATACAATGTAAAAAGGTGCAAGCACGCTGACTGCGGCAGCAACGCGGGTCGCGAGACGCTCGCCTCCGGGCATTGGCTCCGTTCGGTATAGAAAACAGCGCATGCACGCCGAGACATAGGGCTGAGTCCCGCCGCCGATGTTTTCACCTGGGAGCGCACGCCTGAGTTCCGTCATGAAGTTCTTCCACTCAGTCCCGCTCAATGCCTTGTCCCAGGCCGCCATGAACCGTGCGTGCTCGGGTGTGCGCTGATGCGCTGGCACTGACTCGGTCAGATCATCATCCTCCGCGGGGAAGCCAGCGGGATGGTATTGCCGGGCGATTTCCACCAGCGACTCTCGTGTCACTTCAGTCATTCGCCTCGCCCTTCAGCGGAATGTCGAAATATACGGGATCCAGGCCTCGGGTCGTGCACTCCGAAACACGGGCTCCGGCGATGTTTTCCCTGAGCAGGTGCTCATACTTGTTTTTGAAACGTCGGCAGAGGATGGCGATCATCTCTCCTTGCTGCGCATTGGATAGAATTTCCTGCGCCGCCATGTTGGCCAGATACGTAGCAACCTGTTGGGCGACCTCCAGGGGGACCTCGCTCTGCTGGATGTTGCGGATCGGAACTCCCACTTCGAATCTACACACGTCGGTAGCTCCTGAGCCGCCTTCCGTGATGCGTGCATGAATGCAGACAGCCCGCCAGCCATCAGGCCGCATCTCTTCGGCGTCTACCGCGACGATTGTCTTGAAGCGGAAGTGTTCAGGTGTAATGCGTCCGATGACAAGACCACGCCCATGGGTGCATCCGCTCTGCCCCACCACGCCTGTCAGCAGGATTGCCGCGAGTGCCCACGGGACCAGCCTCCGCGTTGATGCCCTGGGGGCCATAATCGCTCTCGATCGCGAGCACTTCGGTGTGCCTTGCTCCAGTCCTCATCCGAGGGACGTCGGAATCAAAGAGGAAGTGTGGCGGTAGGGCACGGGAATCGAACTCGCCAGGGACTGCTCTCGCAGCCCCTCACCGGTTTTGAAGACCGGGCCGGCCACCAGGTCCGGAGGCCCTACCGCTTCCGATTACCGCCGCTCCGCCCCGGTCCGTCAACCACGGTCACGGCTTGCGCGCGAAGACCACGGCGTACTCGTCGCAGTTGAACAGCGCGGGCCACTGGAGCTGCTCCGTCGTCATCCGCATCGCCTTGTGCACGTCCGCGCGCACCTGGTGCAGGGACGTGCTCCCCGGATTGCGCTCCAGCTGCGTCATGCCCCGCAGCGCCACCAGCGCCGTGTTCACCGCCGGGTACACGTCGTCCGCGATGGACTCCACCTTCGCGTCCTGGAACCCCGCCCGGCGCAGCTCCGACAGGTAGCGCTCCGTCGACCAGACGTTCTCCTCCGGGAACGCAATCAGCCCGCGCCAGTAGCGGTAGCGCAGCCGCGCGCGGAGTCCTGCTCCAGCTTCACGGTCCGTCTTCTGCGCCATGTCCGCCATCACCAGCCGGCCTCCCGGCTTCAGCACCCGGAAGGCCTCGCGCAGGAAGTCCTGCCGCATCCGGAAGTGCATCGCGGACTCCAGCGCGAACACCACGTCGAACGCCCCCTCCGGCCCCGGCAGCGCCGTCGCGCTCCCGACCTCCAGACGGACGACGCCCTCCAGCCCCGTCAGCTTCACGCGCTCCCGGCCCACCTTCACCTGGTTCGGCGTGATGTTCACCCCGAGGATGCTCGCGGGCTTGAACTCCTCCGCCCACAGCAGGTCCTGATCCGCGTAACCGAAGCCGCAGTCCAACACCGCATCCCCAGGCCCCAGCTTCGCCGTCCTCGCCAACAGGCGCGCCATCTCCGCCTGCGCGGACCGGAACAGTTCCCCCACGCGCTCCACGTTGGAGTCGTCCACCTTCTCCACGTGCTCCCAGTAGCCCAGGTTGATCCAGAAGGGCTCCCGGCCCGTCGTCACCCGGATGTCCTGGGGCGTCGGCATCCCCGCCACCCAGGCTCCTGTCTCGTTCGTATAGAACCGCTCCGGGTCCGCCAGGAACGCACTCTTCAGCCGCGTCGCGACCTGCCTCACGTTGACCATCATCCCAAGCCTCCTTGGCCTTCCATCCGAGGGCCGCAACCCTAGCCCGTGTCTCGGCGATTCCAGGCCTGGCCTGCATGACGGTTTTCACTGGTGAATGGAGCGGGGACGCTCGCCTGGTTTCCCTGGGGGCGTCTTGCCCGGCGCGTCATCCGGGTTCCATGATGAGGCCCTTCCGCCATGCGCCGAATCTTCCGTTCCGTCCTCCTGGCACCGGACCTTCTTCCGGTGTCCGTCCTGCTGTTGTGTCTGTGTCTGTCCTTGAGCGCGCATGCGGCGACGGCGGCGTTGCCCTTCCGGGTCGGCCCTCCGGCCAGATGGGTGAAGCCGCTCCCCATTCCTCCGGAGTCCGGCTCGAAGACCGCGGGGGATGACGAGACGAGCGTCGCCTGGCTGCTGACGGATAAACAGGTGCGCGTGTCTGGCCATTCGCGCGAGCAGTACGTGCACGCGGCCCGGAAGGTGCTCGCGCCGCAGGGCATCGACCGCGTCACGGACATCCAGATCCGCTTCGACCCGACCTACCAGAAGCTCACCATCCACGGCATCTGGCGCATCCGCGACGGCCGCCGCGAGGACGTCTTCCAGCCCTCCGAAGCCCGCGTCATCCAGCAGGAGACCGAACTCCAGAACCGGCTCTACAACGGCGCCCTCTCCGTGGTGCCCTTCCTGCGTGACGTGCGCGTCGGCGACACGGTGGAGGTGGCGTACTCCCTCGAAGGGGCCAACCCCGTCTTCGGCGGCCGCTTCTCCGACGCCGTCACCGCGGGCCAGCCCTTCCGCGTGGTCCACTTCTCCTACCGCCTGCTGTGGCCGGAGGGGAGGGGACGCACGCTCTTCATCCGCGACTTCGCGGCGCCGGGCCTGTCGCGCTCGGAGTCGATGCTGGGCGGCGAACGGGAGATCATCCTGGAGCGCCGCGACGTGCCCGCCGTCCGCTCCGAGGACCACGTCCCCGGATGGCAGCCTGTCTACCCGTGGGTCCAGCTGAGCGAATACAAGGACTGGAACGACGTCGCGCGCTGGGCTTCGTCCCTCTTCCAGGTGCCCGCGCGCTCCAAGGCGCTGGATCAGGAGGTCCGCCGGCTCGCGAAGGAGCCCACGCCCGAGGCGCGCTTCGTCGCCGCGCTGCGCTTCGTCCAGGACGAGGTGCGCTACCTGGGCATCGAGATGGGCCCCAACTCCCACCAGCCCCATCCGCCCGACGAGGTCCTCCAGCGCCGCTTCGGCGACTGCAAGGACAAGTCGCTGTTGCTGGTGGCGCTGCTCAAGGGGCTGGGCATCGACGCGCAGCCGGCGCTCGTGAACACGGACATCACGCGGCTGTTGGACGGCCTGCGTCCCACCGCCACCGCGTTCGACCACGCCATCGTCCACGCCACCGTGGACGGCCGTGAGCTGTGGGTGGATCCCACGTCGACGCTGGAGCGCGGCGGACTGGACCGCTACGAACCGCCTCCCTACGGCCGGGCCCTCATCGTGGCCCCCGGCACCACGGCGCTCTCCGTCATCCCCGCGCCCACGCTGAAGGAGCCCTCCGTCTTCGTGGAAGAGACGTACGTCGCGACGAAGCGCGACGGGCCGGCGACGCTCGAGGTGGTCACCACCCGCACGGGCGAATCCGCCAACGCCATGCGCCGCTCGCTCGCGAGCACGTCCCTGGCCGAGCTGTCCCGCTACTACGTCAACTACTACGCGAAGACGGACGCGAAGATCGCCGTCGAGAAGCCCCTGACGGTGGACGACGACACCGCGAAGAACGTGCTCGTCGTGCGCGAGTACTACCGCATCGAGGATTTCTGGTCCGCCGACGGCCACCGGGACTTCGCCGCGCACGGCTTGCGTGAGTACCTCAAGGAGCCGAGCTACTCCCGCCGCGCCTTTCCGCTCGAGATGGGGCACCCCGTCTTCGCCCGTCACCGCATCACGCTGAAGGCCGATGAGCCCCTTCCCGGTCGCAGGGAGCACAGCACCGTGGACGATCCGGCCTTCCACTTCGAGTCCGACACGGGCCCCATCGGAAAGACGCTGGTGCTCGACTACCGCTACCGCAGCCTCGCGGACTCCGTCCCGCCGGAGCGCATCGCGGAGTACGTGAAGGCCTTGCGCTCCACCGAGGAGCATCGCGGCTATTACGTCCAGCTCGGGAGCCGGTCCGCCCGCCGGGCCCGGCATGAGCCCCCAGCGGTCCCCGGCGCCGTCCTCCTGGGCGTCATCGCGGTCTGCGGCCTGCTCATGTTCGTCGTCGTGAAGGGCGGTCCGGTGGAGCTCTGGCGCAAGGGCCGCGCCTGGGGCCGGCGCCGCGCCTTCGCGCGCAAGTTCGACGCCGACCACCGGGGCGACAGCGCCGGGTCCGCCATCCCCATCACCAGCCCGCAGGAGCTGCTGTCCACGCTGGGACGGCTGCGCTGCGCCTGCGGAGCCACCCGCGAGGCCCCACGGGACTCACTCCGCCACGAGGCCATCGTCCTGGGCGACCGCCACCTCACCCTGGTGCAGTGGCAGTGCCCCGCCTGCGCCCGAGCCCGCCGCGCCTACTTCGAGGACAAGGGCTCGCGCGCCGCCTGACCCGGTCAGCCGCCGCTGGTCGACTGGCAGATGCCCGGGCAGTCCGCGCTGCCGCCGGGCTGGCACGTGTCAGACGGATCATCCACGCAGGTGTTCCCCGACACGTTCCCCGCGCAGCCCCCGAAGAGGCCGCCGCAGCACTCGACGTACCCCTCCGGTACGTCACACGGCGTCGGGAAGGACTTGCACGTCTCGCTGTCCGAGCGCGCGAACACCACCACCTGCGGACACGTGCGCGGCCCGTCGTCGTCGCCGCCGCCCAGGCAGCCCGTCAGTCCCAGCACCGCCGCCATCAGCCCCAGCTTCGTCCATGCATGCATGGCGCGCATCAGGGCAGGGGAGAGCGGCGCTAGTCCAGTCCCCGCTCCCACAGGTCGTCTTCATCCAGACCCATCAGGTGACCGACTTCGTGCATCACCGTGATGCCAATCTGTTCGATCAGCTCCTCGCGGGTGCGCGCGAAGCGCTCCAGGTTCTTCTGGTACAGCACGATGGAGGGCGGGAAGTGATCCGCCGCGTCCATCACGCTGCGCTCGCCCACGGGCGTGCCCCGGAACACCCCCAGGATGCACGGCGACAGCGGCGGCTGCTGACCCAGCAGGTCCTCATCCGACGGCAGGTCCTCCACCGCCAGCGTCACGTTGTCCATGTACTGCTTCACCTGCGAGGGCAGGGCGCGCATCGCGTCCTCCACCGCGCGGTCGAACGCCGCCTCCTCCAGGGCCACCGGCGGCGGCAGCTCCTCCGGCGCCAGCGCCTGCGCCCGGGCGAAGCGCTTCTTCGCCTCCTTCGCGTCCCCGCGCCGTTCGGCGACGAGCCCCAGGTAGTGGTGCGCCCACGCCTCGTCCGGCGCGTCCTTGAGCACCCGCTCGAAGGCCTCCTGCGCGGGTGCGAAGCGGCACAGTTCGAACAGCGCGATGCCCCGCTCCAACTGCGCGTCCGGAGAGCGCGGCATGTGCGTCAGCGCCTGGTCCAGGATCTTCAGCGCGGACTCGCACTCCCCCAGCTGGTTGAGGCCCATGCCCTCCAGGAGGAGGAATTCGTAGACCAGCTCCACGTCGTCCGCCCGCTGCGCCAGCTTCCGCCCGCGGCCACACCACTCCAGCCCCTCCTCCACCGCCTCGCGGTCCTCGCCGGTGCGGCACACGAGGAATTCCGCCGCGCCGAAGAGGATCTCCAGGTCTTCCGGGGCCAGCTTGAGGGCGGCGCCATAGGCCTTGCCGGCGTCCTCCAGGCGGCCCACCTCCACCAGCGCGGCGGCCCGGTAGTGCAGGGCTTCTGGTGAATCCGGAACGTCCCGGAGCAGGGCGTCGGCGCTGGCGAGCGCGGCCTCGAAGTCCCTCGCCTCGAAGGCGTCCGCGACCCCCTCCAGCCGCGCGTCCATGTCCCGCGCCTCCCCTTGCTTCGCCATGCGCTTCGCCATACGGGCAGGCAGCTAAGAAGCCGCCCTTCGCGTTGTCAACGACCGGCGTCGCTGTTACCTTCCAGCGCCCCGTTTTGGCCCGAACCCCGTGAACATCCTGGTCGTCGATGACGATTACGAGCTGTGCACCATGCTCTCTCGCTACCTGGAGATGCATGGCTACACCGTGTTCTCGGCGTCGGACGCGCTCCAGGCGCTGGACATCATGGAGCGCCACCCCGTGGGGCTGGTCATCACCGACTACCTGATGCCCCACCTGGACGGCATCCACTTCACGGAGATGCTGAAGGCGGACCCCCGCTTCCAGAACATCTCCGTCCTGATGATGACCGCCAGCACGGACGCCAACATCTCCGACCGGGGCCTGCGCAAGGGCGTGGCCATCACCCTGCAGAAGCCCCTGGACATGGGGCAACTGCTCAACCTCGTGCGCTTCGCGGAGTAGGGCCTTCCCCGGGCGTCCCGGGCCCCCACCCGAGCGGGCCGGAAGGCGTCCTCAGGCCCACACGCCTGCCCCTTTCCGTTGACATCGTCGATGCGGCCCTTATGTTGGCGCTCGACATGGCCGAGTGCTAACGGCCATCCCCATTCTCAGAAATTCCCCAAGTATTCTAGGAGGTTACGATGGCAGCGAAGGAAATCTTCTTCCATCAGTCCGCGCGCGATTCCATCCTGCGCGGCGTCCGGGTCCTCGCGGATGCGGTCGCGGTGACGCTCGGTCCCAAGGGCCGCAATGTCGTCATCGAGAAGAGCTTCGGCTCGCCCACCATCACCAAGGACGGCGTCACCGTCGCCAAGGAGATCGATCTCGAGAACCGCTTCGAGAACATGGGCGCGCAGATGGTGAAGGAGGTCGCGTCGAAGACCTCCGACAAGGCCGGCGACGGCACCACGACGGCGACCGTGCTCGCGCGCGCCATCTATGAGGAGGGCCTGAAGCTGGTGGCCGCGGGCCACAGCCCCATGGACCTCAAGCGCGGCATCGACAAGGCCGTGGAGGTGGTGGTCGCCGAGCTGAAGAAGATGTCCAAGACGACCACGGACAAGCAGGCCATCGCGCAGGTGGGCACCATCTCCGCCAACGGAGACGAGACCATCGGCCAGACCATCGCGGACGCGATGGAGAAGGTCGGCAAGGAGGGCGTCATCACCGTCGAGGAGGCCAAGGGCCTGGAGACGACGCTCGACGTGGTGGAGGGCATGCAGTTCGATCGTGGCTACGTGTCGCCGTACTTCGTCACGAACCGCGACCGCATGGAGGTCGTCATGGACGACCCCTACATCCTCATCAGCGAGAAGAAGGTCTCGTCGATGCAGGACATGATCCCCGTGCTGGAGCAGGTGGCGCGCTCGGGCAAGCCGCTGCTCATCATCGCGGACGACATCGAGGGCGAGGCCCTGGCCACCCTGGTGGTGAACAAGATCCGCGGCGTGCTGAACGTGGCCGCGGTGAAGGCGCCGGGCTTCGGTGACCGCCGCAAGGAGATGCTCAAGGACATCGCCACGCTGACGGGCGGCATGGTGGTGAGCGAGGAGCTGGGTCACAAGTACGAGAACCTGACCCTCACCGACCTGGGCCGCGCCAAGCGCATCACGGTGGACAAGGACAACACCACCATCGTGGACGGTGCCGGCCAGAAGGCGGACATCGAGGGGCGCATCAAGCTCATCCGCACCCAGATTGAGACGGTCACCAGCGACTACGACCGCGAGAAGCTCCAGGAGCGCATGGCGAAGCTCGTGGGCGGCGTGGCGGTCATCAACGTCGGCGCGGCGACCGAAGTGGAGATGAAGGAGAAGAAGGCCCGCGTGGAGGACGCGCTGCACGCGACCCGCGCGGCCGTCGAAGAGGGCATCGTCCCTGGCGGCGGCGTGGCCTACATCCGCAGCCTCAAGGCGCTGGACGGCCTGAAGCTGGGCGGCGAGCAGGACTTCGGCGTGGAGATCATCCGCAAGGCGCTGCAGGAGCCCCTGCGCAAGATCTCCAGCAACGCCGGCATCGAGGGCGCGGTCGTCATCAACAAGGTCAAGGAAGGCA
The sequence above is drawn from the Corallococcus sp. NCRR genome and encodes:
- a CDS encoding SAM-dependent methyltransferase, coding for MMVNVRQVATRLKSAFLADPERFYTNETGAWVAGMPTPQDIRVTTGREPFWINLGYWEHVEKVDDSNVERVGELFRSAQAEMARLLARTAKLGPGDAVLDCGFGYADQDLLWAEEFKPASILGVNITPNQVKVGRERVKLTGLEGVVRLEVGSATALPGPEGAFDVVFALESAMHFRMRQDFLREAFRVLKPGGRLVMADMAQKTDREAGAGLRARLRYRYWRGLIAFPEENVWSTERYLSELRRAGFQDAKVESIADDVYPAVNTALVALRGMTQLERNPGSTSLHQVRADVHKAMRMTTEQLQWPALFNCDEYAVVFARKP
- a CDS encoding DUF3857 domain-containing protein; its protein translation is MRRIFRSVLLAPDLLPVSVLLLCLCLSLSAHAATAALPFRVGPPARWVKPLPIPPESGSKTAGDDETSVAWLLTDKQVRVSGHSREQYVHAARKVLAPQGIDRVTDIQIRFDPTYQKLTIHGIWRIRDGRREDVFQPSEARVIQQETELQNRLYNGALSVVPFLRDVRVGDTVEVAYSLEGANPVFGGRFSDAVTAGQPFRVVHFSYRLLWPEGRGRTLFIRDFAAPGLSRSESMLGGEREIILERRDVPAVRSEDHVPGWQPVYPWVQLSEYKDWNDVARWASSLFQVPARSKALDQEVRRLAKEPTPEARFVAALRFVQDEVRYLGIEMGPNSHQPHPPDEVLQRRFGDCKDKSLLLVALLKGLGIDAQPALVNTDITRLLDGLRPTATAFDHAIVHATVDGRELWVDPTSTLERGGLDRYEPPPYGRALIVAPGTTALSVIPAPTLKEPSVFVEETYVATKRDGPATLEVVTTRTGESANAMRRSLASTSLAELSRYYVNYYAKTDAKIAVEKPLTVDDDTAKNVLVVREYYRIEDFWSADGHRDFAAHGLREYLKEPSYSRRAFPLEMGHPVFARHRITLKADEPLPGRREHSTVDDPAFHFESDTGPIGKTLVLDYRYRSLADSVPPERIAEYVKALRSTEEHRGYYVQLGSRSARRARHEPPAVPGAVLLGVIAVCGLLMFVVVKGGPVELWRKGRAWGRRRAFARKFDADHRGDSAGSAIPITSPQELLSTLGRLRCACGATREAPRDSLRHEAIVLGDRHLTLVQWQCPACARARRAYFEDKGSRAA
- a CDS encoding metallopeptidase family protein — encoded protein: MAKRMAKQGEARDMDARLEGVADAFEARDFEAALASADALLRDVPDSPEALHYRAAALVEVGRLEDAGKAYGAALKLAPEDLEILFGAAEFLVCRTGEDREAVEEGLEWCGRGRKLAQRADDVELVYEFLLLEGMGLNQLGECESALKILDQALTHMPRSPDAQLERGIALFELCRFAPAQEAFERVLKDAPDEAWAHHYLGLVAERRGDAKEAKKRFARAQALAPEELPPPVALEEAAFDRAVEDAMRALPSQVKQYMDNVTLAVEDLPSDEDLLGQQPPLSPCILGVFRGTPVGERSVMDAADHFPPSIVLYQKNLERFARTREELIEQIGITVMHEVGHLMGLDEDDLWERGLD
- a CDS encoding response regulator, yielding MNILVVDDDYELCTMLSRYLEMHGYTVFSASDALQALDIMERHPVGLVITDYLMPHLDGIHFTEMLKADPRFQNISVLMMTASTDANISDRGLRKGVAITLQKPLDMGQLLNLVRFAE
- the groL gene encoding chaperonin GroEL (60 kDa chaperone family; promotes refolding of misfolded polypeptides especially under stressful conditions; forms two stacked rings of heptamers to form a barrel-shaped 14mer; ends can be capped by GroES; misfolded proteins enter the barrel where they are refolded when GroES binds), with the translated sequence MAAKEIFFHQSARDSILRGVRVLADAVAVTLGPKGRNVVIEKSFGSPTITKDGVTVAKEIDLENRFENMGAQMVKEVASKTSDKAGDGTTTATVLARAIYEEGLKLVAAGHSPMDLKRGIDKAVEVVVAELKKMSKTTTDKQAIAQVGTISANGDETIGQTIADAMEKVGKEGVITVEEAKGLETTLDVVEGMQFDRGYVSPYFVTNRDRMEVVMDDPYILISEKKVSSMQDMIPVLEQVARSGKPLLIIADDIEGEALATLVVNKIRGVLNVAAVKAPGFGDRRKEMLKDIATLTGGMVVSEELGHKYENLTLTDLGRAKRITVDKDNTTIVDGAGQKADIEGRIKLIRTQIETVTSDYDREKLQERMAKLVGGVAVINVGAATEVEMKEKKARVEDALHATRAAVEEGIVPGGGVAYIRSLKALDGLKLGGEQDFGVEIIRKALQEPLRKISSNAGIEGAVVINKVKEGTGAFGFNARTEVYEDLEKAGVIDPTKVERTALQNAASVASLLLTTEAMIAERPKKKSKGGAGGGAMPEYGGDDMDY